A genome region from Primulina eburnea isolate SZY01 chromosome 9, ASM2296580v1, whole genome shotgun sequence includes the following:
- the LOC140841183 gene encoding phospholipid:diacylglycerol acyltransferase 1-like isoform X2, with protein sequence MDHMSLDNETGLDPPGVRIRAVNGLVAADYFAPGYFVWAVLIANLAQIGYEEKTMYMAAYDWRLSFQNTEVRDQTLSRIKSNIELTVATNGGNKAVIIPHSMGALYFLHFMKWVEAPAPMGGGGGPNWCAKHIKAVMNIGGPFLGVPKAVSMLFSAEARDIAVARAIAPGVLDKDVFHLQTLQHIMKMTRTWDSTMSMIPKGGETIWGGLDWSPEEGFVPSKRKQRHNDIEPLVHTEDGSTKSKIKQPSYGRMISFGQDIADAHSSEIHRIDFRDAVKGSNFVSNTCRDVWTEYHDMGFSGIKAVAEYKAYTAGDVLDLLYFVAPKMMERGSAHFSYGIADNLDDPKYSHYKYWSNPLETKLPNAPEMEIISMYGVGIPTERAYVYRQAPYAECHIPFQIDTSADEEHEDKCLKDGVFTVDGDETVTVLSAGFMGAKGWRGKTRFNPSGIKNYLREYDHAPPANFLEGRGTQSGAHVDIMGNFALIEDIMRVAAGATGDELGGDQVHSDIFAWSERIKLKL encoded by the exons ATGGATCATATGTCACTCGATAACGAAACTGGTTTAGATCCTCCTGGTGTACGGATCCGAGCTGTTAATGGTCTTGTTGCTGCTGATTATTTTGCTCCGGGATACTTTGTCTGGGCTGTTCTAATTGCTAATCTTGCTCAGATTGGGTATGAGGAGAAAACCATGTATATGGCTGCATATGATTGGAGACTTTCATTCCAAAACACAGAG GTGCGTGACCAGACATTGAGCaggataaaaagtaatatagaATTGACGGTTGCTACAAACGGTGGTAACAAGGCGGTTATTATTCCTCATTCAATGGGTGCCCTATACTTCCTCCATTTTATGAAGTGGGTGGAAGCACCTGCGCCGATGGGTGGAGGGGGTGGACCTAACTGGTGTGCTAAACATATTAAAGCGGTGATGAATATCGGAGGACCGTTTTTAGGTGTTCCAAAAGCCGTTTCTATGCTTTTTTCTGCAGAAGCAAGGGATATTGCCGTTGCCAG GGCAATAGCACCTGGCGTTTTGGATAAGGATGTATTTCACCTTCAAACTTTACAGCACATTATGAAGATGACAAGGACTTGGGATTCGACCATGTCCATGATACCAAAAGGTGGAGAGACTATCTGGGGTGGTCTCGACTGGTCTCCCGAAGAAGGCTTCGTTCCAAGTAAAAGGAAACAGAGGCATAATGACATAGAGCCTTTAGTCCATACTGAGGATGGAAGCACCAAATCCAAAATAAAACAGCCCAGCTATGGAAGAATGATATCATTTGGACAAGATATCGCAGATGCACATTCTTCTGAGATTCATAGGATCGATTTTCGG GATGCCGTAAAGGGTAGCAATTTTGTGAGCAACACATGCCGTGATGTGTGGACTGAGTATCATGACATGGGATTTAGTGGTATCAAAGCTGTGGCAGAATACAAAGCTTATACCGCCGGAGATGTATTGGATCTGCTATACTTTGTCGCCCCCAAAATGATGGAACGAGGCAGTGCTCATTTCTCGTATGGTATAGCAGATAATTTGGATGATCCAAAGTATTCGCACTACAAATATTGGTCAAATCCACTGGAAACAAA GCTGCCAAATGCTCCCGAGATGGAGATAATCTCTATGTACGGAGTTGGAATCCCGACAGAAAGAGCCTATGTCTATAGGCAGGCTCCATATGCAGAATGCCACATTCCATTTCAAATTGATACATCAGCGGATGAAGAACATGAAGATAAATGCCTAAAAGATGGTGTTTTCACAGTCGATGGAGATGAAACGGTAACTGTTTTAAGTGCAGGATTCATGGGCGCGAAAGGGTGGCGCGGGAAAACAAGATTCAACCCTTCGGGAATCAAGAACTATTTAAGGGAGTATGATCATGCCCCTCCTGCCAATTTTCTCGAGGGGCGTGGCACTCAGAGCGGCGCCCATGTTGACATAATGGGAAACTTTGCGTTGATTGAGGACATCATGAGGGTTGCTGCTGGTGCCACCGGAGACGAACTGGGGGGCGACCAGGTGCACTCAGATATATTCGCATGGTCTGAGAGAATCAAGTTAAAGCTGTAG
- the LOC140841183 gene encoding phospholipid:diacylglycerol acyltransferase 1-like isoform X1, producing the protein MALLRRRKVPENETTPTTDPDEIKIKHDIKKAKQGNRWSCVDNCCWFIGCICVVWWGLLFSYNMMPSSFPLYVTEAITGPMPDPPGVKLKKEGLRAKHPVVFVPGIVTGGLELWEGHSCSDGLFRKRLWGGSFGEIYKRPLCWMDHMSLDNETGLDPPGVRIRAVNGLVAADYFAPGYFVWAVLIANLAQIGYEEKTMYMAAYDWRLSFQNTEVRDQTLSRIKSNIELTVATNGGNKAVIIPHSMGALYFLHFMKWVEAPAPMGGGGGPNWCAKHIKAVMNIGGPFLGVPKAVSMLFSAEARDIAVARAIAPGVLDKDVFHLQTLQHIMKMTRTWDSTMSMIPKGGETIWGGLDWSPEEGFVPSKRKQRHNDIEPLVHTEDGSTKSKIKQPSYGRMISFGQDIADAHSSEIHRIDFRDAVKGSNFVSNTCRDVWTEYHDMGFSGIKAVAEYKAYTAGDVLDLLYFVAPKMMERGSAHFSYGIADNLDDPKYSHYKYWSNPLETKLPNAPEMEIISMYGVGIPTERAYVYRQAPYAECHIPFQIDTSADEEHEDKCLKDGVFTVDGDETVTVLSAGFMGAKGWRGKTRFNPSGIKNYLREYDHAPPANFLEGRGTQSGAHVDIMGNFALIEDIMRVAAGATGDELGGDQVHSDIFAWSERIKLKL; encoded by the exons ATGGCGCTGCTGAGGAGGAGAAAGGTTCCAGAAAATGAAACGACCCCAACAACCGACCCCGATGAGATAAAGATCAAACACGATATCAAAAAAGCTAAACAAGGGAATAGATGGTCTTGTGTGGATAACTGCTGCTGGTTCATCGGATGCATATGTGTTGTGTGGTGGGGGCTGTTGTTTTCATACAATATGATGCCTTCGTCTTTTCCGCTGTACGTGACAGAGGCGATAACGGGTCCCATGCCTGACCCTCCAGGAGTCAAGTTGAAGAAAGAAGGCTTGCGGGCTAAGCATCCAGTGGTTTTCGTGCCCGGTATTGTGACCGGAGGGCTAGAGCTGTGGGAGGGGCATAGCTGTTCTGATGGGTTGTTTCGAAAAAGGCTGTGGGGTGGGTCGTTTGGAGAGATTTACAAGAG ACCTTTATGTTGGATGGATCATATGTCACTCGATAACGAAACTGGTTTAGATCCTCCTGGTGTACGGATCCGAGCTGTTAATGGTCTTGTTGCTGCTGATTATTTTGCTCCGGGATACTTTGTCTGGGCTGTTCTAATTGCTAATCTTGCTCAGATTGGGTATGAGGAGAAAACCATGTATATGGCTGCATATGATTGGAGACTTTCATTCCAAAACACAGAG GTGCGTGACCAGACATTGAGCaggataaaaagtaatatagaATTGACGGTTGCTACAAACGGTGGTAACAAGGCGGTTATTATTCCTCATTCAATGGGTGCCCTATACTTCCTCCATTTTATGAAGTGGGTGGAAGCACCTGCGCCGATGGGTGGAGGGGGTGGACCTAACTGGTGTGCTAAACATATTAAAGCGGTGATGAATATCGGAGGACCGTTTTTAGGTGTTCCAAAAGCCGTTTCTATGCTTTTTTCTGCAGAAGCAAGGGATATTGCCGTTGCCAG GGCAATAGCACCTGGCGTTTTGGATAAGGATGTATTTCACCTTCAAACTTTACAGCACATTATGAAGATGACAAGGACTTGGGATTCGACCATGTCCATGATACCAAAAGGTGGAGAGACTATCTGGGGTGGTCTCGACTGGTCTCCCGAAGAAGGCTTCGTTCCAAGTAAAAGGAAACAGAGGCATAATGACATAGAGCCTTTAGTCCATACTGAGGATGGAAGCACCAAATCCAAAATAAAACAGCCCAGCTATGGAAGAATGATATCATTTGGACAAGATATCGCAGATGCACATTCTTCTGAGATTCATAGGATCGATTTTCGG GATGCCGTAAAGGGTAGCAATTTTGTGAGCAACACATGCCGTGATGTGTGGACTGAGTATCATGACATGGGATTTAGTGGTATCAAAGCTGTGGCAGAATACAAAGCTTATACCGCCGGAGATGTATTGGATCTGCTATACTTTGTCGCCCCCAAAATGATGGAACGAGGCAGTGCTCATTTCTCGTATGGTATAGCAGATAATTTGGATGATCCAAAGTATTCGCACTACAAATATTGGTCAAATCCACTGGAAACAAA GCTGCCAAATGCTCCCGAGATGGAGATAATCTCTATGTACGGAGTTGGAATCCCGACAGAAAGAGCCTATGTCTATAGGCAGGCTCCATATGCAGAATGCCACATTCCATTTCAAATTGATACATCAGCGGATGAAGAACATGAAGATAAATGCCTAAAAGATGGTGTTTTCACAGTCGATGGAGATGAAACGGTAACTGTTTTAAGTGCAGGATTCATGGGCGCGAAAGGGTGGCGCGGGAAAACAAGATTCAACCCTTCGGGAATCAAGAACTATTTAAGGGAGTATGATCATGCCCCTCCTGCCAATTTTCTCGAGGGGCGTGGCACTCAGAGCGGCGCCCATGTTGACATAATGGGAAACTTTGCGTTGATTGAGGACATCATGAGGGTTGCTGCTGGTGCCACCGGAGACGAACTGGGGGGCGACCAGGTGCACTCAGATATATTCGCATGGTCTGAGAGAATCAAGTTAAAGCTGTAG